A DNA window from Solanum lycopersicum chromosome 3, SLM_r2.1 contains the following coding sequences:
- the LOC138347554 gene encoding uncharacterized protein: MAIDMNVYKLLVIGDSDLLIHWVRGEWAVKNPKIIPYVQYMQNLCKMFRKIEFRHTPRIHNELADALATIALMIKHPDTDYIDLLDIELKEHPVHCSYVESEPDSLPWYFDIKRYLESVTYPEDATSNNKKSIHRMALNFFLNTQVLYRRTPDLGLLRCVDAAEAVRLIEQIHT; this comes from the coding sequence atggccatTGACATGAATGTCTACAAGTTattggttattggagattcagacctTTTGATTCATTGGGTTCGAGGTgaatgggctgtgaagaacccaAAAATTATACCTTACGTACAGTATATGCAAAATCTGTGTAAAATGTTTcgcaagatcgagttcagacatactcccagaatacataatgaattagctgatgctcttgccaccatcgctttGATGATCAAACATCCGGATACTGATTACATCGACTTGCTGGATATAGAATTGAAggaacatccagtccattgttcatatgttgaatcagaaccagacagtttgccttggtattttgacATAAAGAGGTACTTGGAGTCTGTGACATATCCAGAAGACGCTACATCTAATAACAAGAAGTCGATACAtcgtatggctctcaatttctttctaaatACACAGGTCCTGTATAGGAGGACTCCTGATTTGGGTCTTTTAAGATGTGTGGATGCTGCTGAAGCTGTGAGGCTTATCGAACAGATACATACTTGA